GTATCACAAATGACTAGTGAGTTCTTTTCTCACCCCAAAATAGAAAGGCCTAAAGAGCCCTACATCCCCACAATTTCTTCTCTGTTCATGCCATCTAGCCTCTTTAAATGAATCCAGCTCAACTCAACCTTCCAGTGGTCTGCCGGAAACTTGAGAAGGACACCCACTGGTATGTCATCTCTGGAATCACCCAGGTCACTTCTGCACTGCTCCTTCTTTTCTCCTGACTCCCTCATCCTCTAGTTTCCTTATTTTGTATATAGGCATAGGGAGTAGCTGTGCTGTCGGTTAAAACAGGAGACTAGAACAATTAAAGTTAGCTTGGCTCGTGTCATTTCTCTTAAACAACTAATGGTTAAGTGGTGTCCCTAAACTCAAGAGACTAAAcaacaaagggaaggaaggaaggaatctgAGGATATTATAGCCCCATCTCCCTTCTGGAAGGATGCTCTTAGGAGCTTGGCTCTTAGGATTTTTAGTAGAGACAGAGTCTTGGGGGAGGAGTTACTCTGCATTTGTGAAATTAATTAGATAAAAATGGCTTCTGAGGGGCAGCTCCCTGGCTTGTCTTAGATTTCCTATCTATTCAACTGGAAAACGcgcccttcccccatcccccaataTGATTGGAACTTTGGGAGAGCTCAGACAGAGAACTAGGCAACCTACCAGGAGGCAGATAGGctgtccttcctctttctcaagcTGGTGTTTTTCCTTCACTCCTCCACCTGCTCCAACCATGTCTCAGACGGTCCTCTTGGCTCCACATGCCTGTGATAGACACACAGAGGACTGCACCCCCAAGCCCCCTTGAAACAGGTGGGCTACGTGACCAATATTCAGGCTAATGAAATGTTGGacgaaataatgttttaaaagccCCTATGTGATTCTCCAGGttctcttttcccttgttgcAGTAACTGTTGACATTCCAGGTGGTGAAGTCTtcatcagcctgggtccctgagtgaaGAAGAGAGCAGagccctccctccatcctcatTTCCCACTCACTCAAGTAGACTCTGTGAGAGCAggaataaatgtttctttgttAAGCCACTGAAATCTGAGAATTGTTAGCACAGCATAAGCCTAACCAATCCTGACTACAATGCCCATACAATAAAATATGCTCAAGTACTTGTAAATTGATTTTTGTCTCTCCTGGATTATATGATAGTTAAAACAAAAGTTTCCAGCTCTAGTCCTCTAAATGCACTGCTCACTGAGCCCCTTGACTAACAGCCTAGTTTTAATAGCCACATCCACTTTCCAGGATAAAATTTCTGTTGTCTGCCTTTTGGTTCCCTGTAAGTTTACACGTCTACATCAAGTGACAACAGACATACCCTCTGCCGAGGTCAGGAGGAATATAACTATGTTgcagtcaaaaaaagaaaaaaagacatgttgGAGATGACATGATTCCAACCAACCTCCTAACAAGGCTTCCAAGGCCCACGTGCTGTGGGATCACCCTAGTGTAGGCTGGTCTTCAGCACTTGAGAGactagaaattctttttttttaaattaattagtttatttatttatggctgtgttgggtcttcattgctgcgcgcgggctttctctagttgcggcgagcgggggctactcttccttgtggtgtgcgtgcttctcattgcagtggcttctcttgccgtggagcacgggctctaggtgtgcgggcttcagtaattgtgtggcatgagggctcagtagtcgtggctcgtgggctgtagagcgcaggctcagtagttgtggcgcacgggcttagttgctccgttgcatgtgggatcttcccggaccagggctcaaacccgtgtcccctgcactggcaggtggattcttaaccactgcgccaccagggaagtcctagaaatTCTTCTCCCAGGATTTTAAGAAGACATTAGGTTTCCAGGGACTGACTCATACTAACCAGATTCATATACCAAAAGACTAATATATAATAAACaggatgtcattttattttttacaatgtgaatttgttttttccaGTGACTTGAATATTCATGAGCACAATCCAGGATGATTCTTCTCTACAAGAGCAAACCAGGGAAGACAGAACACACAAAGAAAGGCCGACATATGGGTATTTGGAGGCTGACCATCTTGGGAGCCATTCCATTCAGACCACCAAGGTAGGTCTTCATGAATCATTGGAAAGTTgaaactttctttctctctctctttcacacacacacacacacacacacacacacacacacacacacacacatgatacTGGATAAATACTAACACATTCTTGCTTTCAAGTTCCTGATTTTTCTTCAAACAGGGTTCAATAAAAATGACTGCATGTTAGTTGGGTCAATAATTGTTCAGTCTCGATTGGCTCAGCCAATCATCTAGAGAAAACATCTTTATCATTTCAACAGATGGCTGCTGTCATCCACTGCACTTATATTTGTTCTGATTTGGGGAGTGTCTGTCAGTCTCATATACCAAACAATCAGAGTTGAGTCTTAAGTCTCACAAGGCATAGCAGAAATGCCTTTACAAATCTAGATCAgcggttggcaaactacagcctgggagccaaatccagcctgccactTGTTcttgtaaataacattttatttgaactCATCCACGCTCATTAACTTACATATTGTCTGGGGTTGCTTTCACACTACatcagcagagttgagtagtagTAATGGAGCCTCAAGTATCTCCTATCTGGCtttctttatagaaaaacaaaagtttgcCAACCTATGCTGTAGACAGTGGCTTTGTCATTTTCCAACCAAATAATTTCTCTAACCAATAGCAACAGCCCCCAAGTTAAAGTCAGACGTACCCTACAGGTGATGGGCAGGAAATAGCCGTGTATGGAAATCCCACATTCACATGCACTGGTGCTCTCATGGTTCTGATCCCAGGTTTCAGTAGCTCAAAAAAATCCATTTCCATAGCAAAACTGCTGTGGGTCACACTGCAGAGATCAATACTGAACAAAGACCCTCAGCCTGGCCAGAACATTATCAAAGACACGGATCCTCCAAGAAAATCCAtccctgtgctctataaattATTCAGCTCTTTGggtttcagttttcttgtctgtaaaatcaACTAGCCCAGCCTTCAAAACAGGTCATTGTGAAGatcaaaatgagagaaaacaagaaaaaaagttgtaAGGTCATCTGTTGTAAGGTCTTTCGTAAATGTGAGAGGAAGTACAGTAACTTTTGACATCACTGCATCACACTGGTTTTTATATTTAGCAAAGAGTCAAGACAATATGGGGTCTCTTAGGTGATACTAGCAAGATAGCTTTCTTGCATCACTTGCTGTCCCCAAATTTCCTCAGTTGTTACCCAAAGGCCTTGGCACCAAACAGCCTGGATGCTCCCTTCATTAGAAGCCACTCCTTCAGACAAGACAGAACATTGGCCCTTCTGCTGGGAATGTTTGTCTTCTCCCATGTGCAGAGATGACATCTCAGAGGTTTCCCAGCTTTAAGCAAACCGAACAGGAATCTTCCTTTGAAGTGGCTTACTGAGTGACCCAGAAGGCTCTGAGACACCCTCAGGAACCCAGGTAAGTTTCAGTTAGAATCACAAATGCTGCTACATGGGGACAGAGGTGAGCTGTGTGCCAGACAGCATTGAGTGTACTGTGCCACCTGCCACGGAGGGTCTCTCAGATCCCTCCAGCCTGACATTCTGAGAGTAAATGAGCAGTAGTCTCCTGGGCATCATCTAAACCTCTAGTATTTACTGAAAATCAGATGATTATCTCTAGGCAGAATGGCATccggagaaaaaaatgttagaatcCATGTGTCCACAGCGAGGGTccctgcatgtgtgtgtatgtggctgTACAAATGTGGCAAATGCATAAAGAGATTATGTGTGAGTGCCTACAAGTTAGCATAAATGGAATCAAGATGCATATAGGAAAGTAGCGAGGACTATCAACTCTGGAATCAAGTGCATGGTCCAAATTCTAGagctgccacttcctagctgtgtacTTGGGGGGAACATAGATTAGATCACTGCTCAGCAAAATATGTCCTGCCCTACCATTACCTCCATGAGAGAACTGTCCTTTCCTGCCCTGTTTAAAGTTTAGTTTTGGCCATGAGACTTGTTTTGGCAGGTAGAATATGGGCAGAAATGGCAGTGTTAAGGAGCTTAAGTGGCATCACATGTTTTTGCTCATTTCTCTGATAGCATCTGACATCTCCATGAAAGAAGCCTGCCCCAGGTAGCCACTGAGTCTCCATCCTGAGCCCCAAGTAGGACACACGGAGCAGAACCACCACAGTCAACCCACTGACCTATGGATTGTGTGAAAATAAGTGCTTGTTGCTGTATGCCACTGCAATTTTGCCtttatttgttacacagcaaaaactGACTGATACAGGCAAGTTACTTACTCACCCTGTTCCTTCTCCAGGTAAGTGGGGAGAAGAGTGGTGCCTGCTGCAAAGTGTTGTCATAAGAATTCAATgagttaatgtatataaagcacttagaacactttctggcacatagtaagtgcttacataagtgttagctgttgttgctgttgtgtGTAAATGTATGAGTAAGCAGATACCCAAGTAGGTAAGAGTGGGTGAGCATGGACTCAGGTGTCAGAGTGAGCGTGTGGGAGGCGAAGAGGGCGAGTGGTCGGGAGCAGGCGTGTAGGCATCTGTGTGCACGGCTCTCAGCAGAAGTACTCGTTGATCCGTCGGCCCACCCTGACGCCCAAGGCCTGAGAGTCCAGGCTGGAGCAGGCAGAGAGGAGCCTgtcggcctcactgaggctgtgCTGGGACAGCTCCTCTGAGCCGTCCTCAATGTGGCCCAGTCTCTCCAGGTTGACGTAGGCACCTGTGGCCTCGGTGGAGCCCCTGGTGTGGCACTTGCGCCAGCGGCTCTGGAGGGCACCGCAGCAGACGAGCAGCGTGAGGGGCAGGGCGATGATGGTGGCCACACTGATCACCACCACGTTGATGAGCCACTGAGTGGCTTCAGCATCCACCACCTCGTCAGTGGAGAAGATGACACACTGTTCCTTCCGGGGCACCAGGCCCTGCACGCAGACACACGCCACGTACTTGATCTTGGGCACCAGCCCATGGATGGTGACACTGGTCTTCCCAGGCTGCACAACCATCCGCCGCATGTCGCGCTGCCCAAAGACCGCGTAGAGGACGCTGAAGGAAGTTGTGTTCCCAGCCTGGGGGGCCTTCCACACCAATGTCACGCTCTGGTAAGTGTCCCCCACCACCTTGACAGAGCTCACCCTTTGGGCCTCCTGGGGTCCTGCCTGCACATCCAAGTGCTCTCCTGGGGCCCCCATCTGGAAGGGCTGGAGGATCAGTTGCTTCTTTGTGTCGGGCCCAGGGGGCCGAGTGGCTGGGACGGCAGGCTCGGGGATGTGGGGGACATGCCTGGCCACCATCTTGCTGTATGCAGCTGCTTCTGCCCCCGCACCTGTCCTGGCCCACAGTGCCGCTGGGCCCCCACTGTGTTCCGTGGATGTCTGGGGCTCAGAGACGACCAGGGAGATAAGAGTCTCCGAGGCTCCCAGGAAGTTCTTGGCCTGGCAGATGTAGTCTCCAGAGTCAAGGTGGGACACAGCAGGCAGGCCCAGCAGGGTCCAGATCGTGCCGTCACTGGAGACTTCCTGGTGCACTGTGGGGAAGAGGCACGTGTGGGAGAATGAACGCGCCCATCTGCCCCAAGCTTCCTTCCAGGGCCGAGCTCACGGCCCCTGGACTGTGTACCTTCTGCCAAACACCCTGTTATCCCGAGAACAGACTGGGCATCACTGAACTTTTCTTAGATTAGCCATGGGGATGGAGATCACCTGGGCTCAAATTTGGGGAGACACAGGCTGAGGCAGAGTCTAAGAATGATCAGCCTTCTAAATCTGAGATGCTCCAACTGTGTCTTTCAAGGGCCTGAGTTCTACAGAGCTGACCCGTCAGGGGTGGCAGGCTGATGCTTTGGGAGTACGGTGGGTTTGGTGAACCTGAGGCGGAGGCCCAGCTAGAAGTGCTCTGCACACCCCTGCCTGGCCCCACTGCCACTTCAATCACAGCATCTCCAACTTTCTGTATTACATTAGTGGAGCTCCTTACACAGTTTTGTTTGTACATTGATTTCAAGCCCACAGTCCTAGAGCAACGCTTGCCAACCGAGTTGGGGGAAACACAGAAGAAAGCTGCGAGGGATGGGAGGTGTTCTGGTCAGGTGCCAAGAAATTATTCCTCCTTCACCCTCTTTCTGCATGTAGGTGGGATGTGACTCCTGCAAACCTCCCCCACCAAGTGCCAGGGACGGACCACCTCTGTCTGCACAGCAAAAAGGGCACAGGCAGTTCCTCCTTGTACGAGCTGTGTGATGCAGACCAACCATTTAGCCTCAGTTTACTTATACCCCAAATAGAAGGATAAGCAGTTTGTTCTTTAAAGTTCAGTGACACCTTGTACGTAATACATTTAACACATGAAGCGCTCAATAGATGGTAACTCCTAGCATTAATTACTCCTAGTGATGCTGGCTTCATATTTACAACTTGGAACCTTACTATCAATATTAAATACACTAAGAGAGCATCTTCTACCAAAAAGCCAGCGTTTTGCTCCTCTCAGGGTGGGCCCCAAGTCTCTGATAGAGTGGCTGGTGGAATATGACAGGACAGGTTGAGATCCATTGTTATTACTGAAGCCACTGTCCCCACGCCCAGCCTCTGGGCGGAGTCCCCCAACtccactcagacaggatgggagTAAAGAGGCTTGCTCAGCctacctccctctccctggcaaaCCTGAAGCCCCATTCCCCCCGCCATGTGGGATGATGACCCACCCGCCCCAGTCTGGATCTCAGCACAGCCGTCCCCGGAGCTCACACACCTGTGCCATTGAGTGGGTGCCCGTTGGCCCTACTCCAGCTCACTTCCGGCCCGGGGACCCCGGAGGCCCCACAGCGTAGCAATACTGCACTGCCCACGGGGGACCTGATGCTGGCCACCCCCGGACGGAGCTCCGGACTCTGGCACTTCCTCAGTTCCAGCTGGCTGAAGGTCACTCCGGCCAGGCTGCGCGGGCTGGCACACCTCAGCCTGGCCTCTATGAAGGCCAGGTTTGGGGCCCAGCCTTCCAGGAGACGGACCAGGTCATAGAGTCGGCAGTCACACACCCAGGGGTTGTCCTGCAGCCCTGCAGGGGTGAAAGGCAGGGCAGGAGGTGAGCCCTAGATATTCAGatccccaggcccagccccccttctcccccagggAGGACAAGGCACGTTGTGAGCTCAGGGTCAGCAGAACTGGCCTCCAGACCCAGCTCCTCGCTTCACTACAACCTTAAGCCTGGTTCTTCATCTAGAATGACAGCATTACTCCCGTTTCTGGGTGGCTATAAgcataaataaagataaatgataTTAAGCACTGGGTAAGGCATACGGCATGCCGACAAAATTGGCAGTTACTGCTGCCGCTCTTGGACTGATCCTCTCAGGCTACTGGCCGGGCAGTGGGTATTTCTGCAATAACTGCAATATGCCAGAATCCATCCATTTCTAGAAATGCTTCATGACCCTgacaccccccccccttttttttttggcctcgccttgcagcttgcaggatcttagttccctgaccagggatcgaaccctggttccctgcagtggaagcctggagttctaaccactggacatcCAGGGAATTCCTGACCCCTGTCCTTCCAGTATAAGTGGCACTTTCAGCATCACCCCAGCAAAGAGTGTGGCTGTTCTGAGCCATGGTCCCTTTGACACAGGCTCAAAAAGACAAGAGTGAGGATGACAGGGAATCAAATCTTATGTTATATTCCCAGCCCTCTTTACTTTAAAATTGAACACTTTTATAGAGCTGAAAGCAGGTCACTGCACCTACCCTGTCAAATAATCTTCAACATATAGAGAGGTATTGTGGGTCCTCAATTCTAATATACAGttccttttcatatgtttgcatttttaaatacaaaatgaatgcatttaatgTGATGTCCTTTCTACCCTCCACAGATTGTTAGTAAATTTGATACCATCTAATCAATAGCATATTATATGTTTGCATACATGTATTTgatatatttggaaatagaaatGTCTCGGGTTGGGGAAGGTGGATTCAGACCTGCTTGTATATCCATGACTCCCGGGTCTTTTACAGCCCTAGCTGGGAAGGCGCCGGCTCCTCTCctactccccagccccaccccatccAGGTGACTGCTACCTTGTGTCACTGGTTAAATGCATTTCATGATGCATCTGCACCCCAAGAGTCATCACTGCCCAGCTCTGGTGGTGAGCTATCTGACTTCACACAGAATCCCCAAAGAATTAACACAAATGGCAAAGTTAAAGGGCAATGAAACTTTCACCAGTCAGACTGGCAAACGTTAAACATTCTGACCACTTTAACTGTTAGCTTCATGAGGGAATAGATGTTCATccatcttgttcactgctgtatccgcAGCACCTAGAATGGAGCCCACACATTGGCTGGCATTCAGATAAGCTTGCAGAGTGGACACAAGCATGGATGGTGGTGCACACTACTGGTGGGGGGTAAGAACTGGCACTTTAGAGACTATGATTAATATTAAAACATCTAACGTGCATActccatgacccagcaattccacttctcagTTCCTATTCTAGAGAAACATTTGTCTCGGTGCAAGAGGATGCATTGTCAAGAATGTTCTCAAGCATCACAGGTGTtaacaaaataatagaaacaatttAAAGGCCAATAAAAGGAGGAATGGctaaataaactgtagtataactgtatgatggaatattatgccagagttttaaaaaatgaagttgatCCATTTGTAGTAACTTACAAAGATCTCCAAGACATATTGCGGGGCAAAAAAAGTGCTGGTTGATACATATGATATGATGACATTTTATGCAAAACACTCAGCTAAAATTTCTATGTGCATGTATGTTTGCTAAAATTTCTATGtgcatgtatgtttgtatatgcatgtgtatgtaaatgtaaatgaCAGGGAACATGCAAATAAACGTAACAGTGGCTACCTTttaggagggggagaaggaatgATAATCAGAAGAgggcataaaatataaatatatatatataggacattccaagtTGATTTTCAAAGAAACTACGTCTTTCCATGTAAGTACTACACTATACAATGTCCTTTATCAGGTGAGAACGTCTGTAGGGTAGATGGAGCTGGAATGGGCTTTGCTGTTCCCTACCCCACATCCAGAAAGTGAGGGGTCTCAATATTCCCTCCTTGAGAGACTCTCCCAGGCCTCAGGGCAGGAGCTGCCCCAAACTGCTCTAAGATTGCTCCAGCCCCCAGTGCTGGACCTCACGTGAGCCAAGGCATGCTCCAGGGACACCTGCCAGGACACCTCTCTTCTGACACTGCCCACCCACTCTCTACCACCCACTTTCTGCCAGGGCCTCACCATGATTCCCAGACCCTCATGGGACAGGgaaaagaggcagagctggggtctcAACTGCAGCAGTCTGGCTGGGAGCTTGAGCCCCTAAACCTACCTACCAATGTGTGCCTCTCATTCGATCTTTACTCAAACCCAGAAGGCAAGTGTGATTTTCCAGGTAaagaactgagactcaaagaggcTTTAATAAACTTGCCTAAGATCCCCAAGTCTCACTAAAGTGGTTCCAAGTGAAGGATGCCATCTCTTACCTAGGACCAGCTTGGCGTGGTGGCCGGGAAAGAAGGGTCCCGTCTGCAGGTGAGTCCAGGTGGCGAGCAACTCCTCAGGGAGCCTCAACAGCTGGTTGCTGGAGAGGTCAAGGAAGGTGAGGTTCCCCAAGAAGCGCGCGGCCTCCGGGGGCACAGCCGAGAGGCGGTTGGCCTGCAGGTCCAGTAGCCGCAGCTTGGGGGCGTCCCTGAGCGCCGCCCAGGGGAAGGTGGCCAGGCGGTTCCCGGGCATGCGCAGCTCGCGCAGGCGGCGCAGGCCCTTCAGCATCAGAGCGTTCAGCTCGCAGAGCGCGTTGTAGGGCAGCCACAGCTGCTCCAGGCGGCCCAGCGGCTTGAAGGCCTCCCCGGGCACCCTGCGAATGGCCGTCCGCTCCAGGCGCAGGCTGGAGGTGTCCAGAGGGACAGATGCTGGGGGCAGGGTCATGTCAGGGTCGTTGCACACCACTGTCCTGGTTACAGAAATGGGAGTATTTGAGCAAAGGTCCTGCGGGGTCAGAGATTCCCCCTTACTTAACCTCCTTTCAAGAGACCCCCTGGTGCGCACGGCCTCATAGGACACCAAACCCAGACTGCGGTGTGCCCTGGAGGTGGGCTAGTAACAAGattccttctgttttctctttgggaGCTTCTTGCTTGCAGAGCCTCTCACAAGTGTCCCAGGAGGGCCGTTTGGTCTCAGTCACTGGCCTGAAGGACCTCAAGCTTGAACTACTATGTCCCCTTACAGCCTACACCACCTGCAGTGCACTAAGAATGAATAGTATTTATAAATCCTGAGATCATTTTGTGCATTGCAGCATTGCATCTATGAGTTAAAAGGGTTCCTTTGTTAAATTATAGCTCAGTTTTTGTGACTGCTTTggcttttcttcatttaaaaaatatgtgtatagcAATGGCATCAGAACTGGAAGCCACACACGGGATGCCTCAAGCCTCTCCTGACACTGAGGGACCGTGAGATGATCAAGGTGTTTAAAAGCTGGAATTTTGCAGCCCCACAGCTGGATTCACCTCTGGGCTCTTTGCTTGCTGGCTGTGTATCCTTGAGTCTATTATGTAACCTCTATTTCCTTCAGTTTCCCCAGAATAATAGACTCCACCGCACAGGGTGGTTTGGGTGTTTAAATGTGTTCATTTGTGTACCAGCTCTGCATACCTGTCACCTCTCGAAGCCCCATTGCTATTGACCACTGTTGTACGTTTCTGCATCCCAGCACTGCAAGTACATCAGGTCAGTCTTACCAGCTCCTTCCAATGATCCTCTGCCCAAACAGTGACTTCTTAAACCTCATTCTATTAAGTTTGACACTAAAGCAGATAGAGAGATAACAGGAGGCAGTCCCCACCCTCGAGGAGCTGACAATGCAGGACTGTGTTAAATGCTATCACTGAGAGCAGCACACACACAGACGGTAAAAAGGGAAAGATTCTCAAGAGAACGAAACTTTGAGTCTGGGCGTGAGGGACCCAGCCCTTGTGCAGCCCCAGTTTCATCTGGAGGATGTTTCTGCTCAGACtgaaggaggtggggtgggagtgaggtggGGAGGTTGTTTAGCTTTGCTAAGAGAGGTTGTTCTCTTGTAAGGTCATAACACATTGCTCATATCATTCTTcctgacaccacacacacacacatacacacactcactccaCCAGCATCCCTCAGCTTAACTTGCATACAGTACTCAAAGTCAGCTGGGCTTGGCTTGTTTTTGTCAATGGTGCCCACAAAAGCCCCAGATACTTCCGCCCACTCGTATTCATTCTTTAGATATACATGGAACCCCTACTAGGTCATGACACATTGCTCATATCATTCTTcctgacaccacacacacacacacacatacacacacacacacacacacacacacacacacactcactcactccacCAGCATCCCTCAGCTTAACTTGCATACAGTACTCAAAGTCAGCTGGGCTTGGCTTGTTTTTGTCAATGGTGCCCACAAAAGCCCCAGTTACTTCCGCCCACTCGTATTCATTCTTTCGATATACATGGAACCCCTACTGAGTGACAGAAGAATATCAGACTCACAGCCCCTGTCCCCATACAGCTTATAATccagcaaaggaagaaaaagcattGGAGGCAATGATACCTTCAGGGATAATGGAAGCTTGGGTGTTGCAGGGAGGAAGGTCTGGATgtaggtgggaggaagggagttgATGGGAAAACATGTGctggaagggggagaaaaaggtcAATGGAGGGATCAAAGAAACCGATAAGAGCTAGCACGGGCCAACCCCACGGCTCCTGGTGGGGCAAATCAGGCATGAAGGACAAGGGGACACATCTCTCCAGGTGCCCAGACTCACCCAACCCCCGCCCCAGGAAACCCCAGGACCCACAGGTACACACACTCTGTTTATGACAGGGGAGCGTGGAGCACAGGCAGGCCCATCAGGTGCTCAGATGTAAGGGCTGGGCCCTCCGAGAGACCCTGGTTAAAGATGGGGTGAGGAAGGTGTCTGAGACACAAAAGGAGACTCTGTCTGACTGCACAACCTGTGCCCTTGGCCACTGGGAATCTCAGGTTTCCCAACAGCCTTTCAGAGCCTCATTCCCCTCATTCCTCACACTCCATGCAGATGGGCAGGTGCCCATCAGCTGTGGGACTTCTGGGCAGGTAGAACTGATGGTGAGAGCGCTGGCTTCAGAGGAAGCATAACCACTAGCTGATGTTAGGGGCCCTGGAAACTGCCCTTGGAATTTCATTTTCCATCCTAAAGTCAACCTGCTATCAGAAGCCCTCCCTGGTCCCTGCCCATGGCAGCATCACCAGTTAAGAAGAGTTCTTGAACTGGAACTGAAGTTTTGGGTTCCAggaccagctctgccactgatgCTGTATGACTTTGAGCCCTGTGCTCTCTGTAGGTTGTAAGGGAGGCTCTTTGTCACCCTGGTCACACTGGCCATGGGTTACTCCTGGCATATTCAGGGCTTAGCCCTGGCTTCCCTTGGGGAGAAGATCCTTACCTCTGATGATCCATATGAGCTGGACCATCACAGCTTTGGGCCAAAAATGGAGCTCTTCCTGTTCTTCAGACCACATGGGGTATCCTTTCTTGGGGGTGCCTCACCTTTCTCTACCTCCCCTCACACCCAATCAGCC
This sequence is a window from Physeter macrocephalus isolate SW-GA chromosome 20, ASM283717v5, whole genome shotgun sequence. Protein-coding genes within it:
- the LRIT1 gene encoding leucine-rich repeat, immunoglobulin-like domain and transmembrane domain-containing protein 1; this encodes MSRWAAAGFAGPAGQSSQGQAPAWATEKSGAMRVAVGILWLLALGGPPQARGACPSQCSCSLHVLGDGSKARTVVCNDPDMTLPPASVPLDTSSLRLERTAIRRVPGEAFKPLGRLEQLWLPYNALCELNALMLKGLRRLRELRMPGNRLATFPWAALRDAPKLRLLDLQANRLSAVPPEAARFLGNLTFLDLSSNQLLRLPEELLATWTHLQTGPFFPGHHAKLVLGLQDNPWVCDCRLYDLVRLLEGWAPNLAFIEARLRCASPRSLAGVTFSQLELRKCQSPELRPGVASIRSPVGSAVLLRCGASGVPGPEVSWSRANGHPLNGTVHQEVSSDGTIWTLLGLPAVSHLDSGDYICQAKNFLGASETLISLVVSEPQTSTEHSGGPAALWARTGAGAEAAAYSKMVARHVPHIPEPAVPATRPPGPDTKKQLILQPFQMGAPGEHLDVQAGPQEAQRVSSVKVVGDTYQSVTLVWKAPQAGNTTSFSVLYAVFGQRDMRRMVVQPGKTSVTIHGLVPKIKYVACVCVQGLVPRKEQCVIFSTDEVVDAEATQWLINVVVISVATIIALPLTLLVCCGALQSRWRKCHTRGSTEATGAYVNLERLGHIEDGSEELSQHSLSEADRLLSACSSLDSQALGVRVGRRINEYFC